The Halofilum ochraceum genome includes a region encoding these proteins:
- a CDS encoding M67 family metallopeptidase, with the protein MATRLFLRAPHRRRIRELSETAWPLEACGLLEGHGGAGPAVITALHPLPNVHPEPRRRYTIDPEAWLRLEHAARRRGRSIIGVWHSHPHGDPAPSPLDRDLAWPGWSYLIAGVTNTGMRDLRCWQIDERGCHEQPIVTEAP; encoded by the coding sequence ATGGCCACGCGTCTGTTCCTGCGCGCTCCCCACCGGCGACGTATCCGGGAACTGTCCGAAACAGCATGGCCACTCGAAGCCTGTGGTCTGCTCGAAGGGCATGGCGGCGCCGGGCCGGCCGTTATAACCGCTCTTCACCCCCTCCCGAACGTGCACCCGGAACCGCGCCGACGCTATACCATCGACCCGGAGGCGTGGCTTCGGCTGGAACACGCCGCCCGGCGACGCGGTCGGAGTATTATCGGGGTCTGGCACTCGCATCCGCACGGCGATCCGGCCCCGTCCCCGCTCGACCGGGACCTGGCCTGGCCCGGCTGGAGTTACCTGATCGCGGGTGTTACAAACACGGGCATGCGCGATCTGCGCTGCTGGCAAATCGACGAGCGTGGCTGCCACGAGCAGCCGATCGTCACGGAGGCCCCCTGA
- a CDS encoding MoaD/ThiS family protein encodes MAEVTLRIPTPLQPYADGNGELRAEAGYVDELLERIGADHQALIQRIRTRDGQLRPYVNVFVRRTDIRQLQGLETELHDGDEVIVMPSVAGG; translated from the coding sequence ATGGCTGAAGTGACGCTGCGGATTCCGACCCCTCTGCAACCCTACGCCGATGGCAATGGCGAGCTCCGGGCCGAGGCAGGCTACGTCGATGAACTGCTCGAGCGGATCGGCGCAGACCACCAGGCACTGATCCAGCGCATCCGCACCCGGGACGGCCAGCTGCGCCCGTACGTCAACGTGTTCGTACGCCGGACCGATATCCGCCAGCTCCAGGGACTGGAGACCGAACTCCACGACGGCGACGAGGTCATCGTGATGCCGTCCGTCGCCGGGGGCTGA
- the yqeC gene encoding selenium cofactor biosynthesis protein YqeC, giving the protein MSERLIELLGADRGIVCAVGAGGKKTTLYALAAAHPGRVAMTATVFMTAFSRRLGAWRLITEEPDLPATVAATREHRRVAYARPSEKSGRVAGVPPEVIGDCHRQGAFDLTLVKADGARMRAIKAPAVDEPVIPDSATTVLCVVSAAAIGEPLDERVAHRPERIEAVTGLRPGDPITPATVGQLLSAADGGLQGIPKQARAIAVINAVDDAPRRTAAREAAHIALQHGSHRIERVVLTCHRDGADPLIEAIERE; this is encoded by the coding sequence ATGAGCGAGCGCCTGATCGAACTTCTGGGGGCCGACCGGGGGATCGTCTGCGCGGTCGGTGCCGGCGGCAAGAAGACCACGCTGTATGCCCTGGCCGCGGCGCACCCCGGACGGGTGGCGATGACCGCGACGGTTTTCATGACCGCGTTCTCGCGGCGTCTCGGCGCCTGGCGGCTGATCACCGAGGAGCCCGACCTGCCGGCGACGGTCGCCGCCACCCGCGAGCACCGCCGGGTGGCCTATGCGCGCCCAAGCGAGAAGTCCGGCCGCGTCGCCGGCGTACCGCCCGAAGTGATCGGCGACTGCCACCGGCAAGGCGCCTTCGACCTCACCCTCGTCAAGGCCGACGGTGCACGGATGCGCGCGATCAAGGCGCCCGCCGTGGACGAGCCGGTCATCCCGGACAGCGCGACCACCGTGCTGTGCGTCGTCTCGGCGGCCGCGATCGGCGAGCCGCTGGACGAACGCGTCGCCCACCGGCCGGAGCGGATCGAGGCGGTGACCGGCCTGCGCCCCGGGGATCCGATTACACCCGCCACCGTCGGCCAACTGCTGAGTGCCGCTGACGGTGGCCTGCAGGGCATTCCGAAACAGGCACGTGCCATCGCCGTCATCAACGCGGTCGATGACGCGCCGCGCCGGACGGCGGCCCGGGAGGCCGCCCACATTGCGCTACAGCACGGGAGCCACCGGATCGAGCGGGTCGTCCTGACCTGCCATCGCGATGGCGCGGATCCCCTGATCGAGGCGATCGAACGCGAGTGA
- a CDS encoding WD40/YVTN/BNR-like repeat-containing protein: MPVTLVIGTRKGLFVARSEDRETWTLDGPHIAGYEIQSAWLDPRDPRFGYAAAHHPVWGVHVYRTGNGGHSWEPLPEVPRHHDDEGPQSLRTLWCLAPGSATTPGTLFAGIEPPGLFVSHDRGDSWSRLPAFDQHPTASLWHPAKGGLAVHSVQVDGADPERLYAALCAGGCYRSDDAGASWSPINKGVRAPYLADPLPVAGHNEHRLLAHPRHGGRLFRQSHTGTWISSDAGENWHEITAGLPSDFGYALATDADSADTLFCIPEAGTQMRYPVDGRLRVYRTEDAGQHWEALSAGLPQRHVYCTVLRDGMDSDHLNPLGLFFGTSSGHLFTSRDRGEHWDCQAEFLPPILSVKATVETA, translated from the coding sequence ATGCCCGTCACACTCGTAATCGGTACCCGCAAAGGCCTGTTCGTCGCCCGCAGCGAGGACCGCGAGACCTGGACCCTGGATGGCCCGCATATCGCCGGGTACGAGATCCAGAGCGCCTGGCTGGACCCGCGCGATCCGCGCTTCGGTTATGCGGCGGCGCATCATCCGGTCTGGGGGGTGCACGTCTACCGCACGGGGAACGGCGGTCACAGCTGGGAGCCGCTGCCCGAGGTGCCGCGGCACCACGACGACGAGGGGCCGCAGAGCCTGCGCACGCTTTGGTGTCTGGCGCCAGGCTCCGCCACCACGCCCGGGACCCTGTTCGCGGGGATCGAGCCGCCGGGGCTGTTCGTCAGTCACGACCGAGGCGATAGCTGGTCGCGGCTGCCGGCTTTCGACCAGCACCCGACCGCGTCGCTGTGGCATCCCGCCAAGGGGGGCCTCGCGGTACACTCCGTTCAGGTCGACGGGGCCGACCCCGAGCGGCTCTATGCCGCCCTGTGCGCGGGTGGCTGCTATCGCTCGGATGACGCGGGCGCCAGCTGGAGCCCGATCAATAAAGGCGTCCGCGCCCCGTATCTGGCGGACCCGCTGCCGGTGGCGGGACATAACGAACACCGCCTGCTCGCACACCCCCGTCACGGTGGCCGGCTCTTCCGTCAGAGCCACACGGGGACCTGGATCAGCAGCGACGCCGGCGAAAACTGGCACGAGATCACGGCGGGACTGCCCAGCGATTTCGGTTATGCGCTCGCGACCGACGCGGACAGCGCGGATACGCTGTTCTGCATCCCCGAGGCGGGCACGCAGATGCGGTATCCGGTCGATGGGCGGTTGCGGGTCTACCGCACGGAGGATGCGGGCCAGCACTGGGAAGCGCTGTCGGCGGGTTTGCCGCAGCGGCACGTGTACTGCACGGTACTTCGTGACGGCATGGACAGCGATCACCTGAATCCGCTCGGGCTCTTTTTCGGCACCTCGAGCGGGCATCTGTTCACGAGCCGCGATCGCGGTGAGCACTGGGACTGCCAGGCCGAGTTCCTGCCGCCGATCCTCAGCGTCAAGGCCACGGTCGAGACCGCATGA
- the queF gene encoding preQ(1) synthase gives MTTQPSKTLETFDNPRPGRDYTIRMSIPEFTCLCPKTGQPDFATFELEYVPDAQCVELKALKLYMWSFRDEGHFHEDVTNRICDDLVAAVNPRFLRLTGHFNVRGGIYTTVVAEHRAEGWEPTEAVSLP, from the coding sequence ATGACCACACAGCCCTCGAAGACGCTCGAAACCTTTGACAACCCGCGGCCGGGCCGGGACTACACGATCCGGATGTCGATTCCGGAGTTCACCTGCCTGTGCCCGAAAACGGGCCAGCCGGATTTCGCGACCTTCGAGCTGGAATACGTGCCCGACGCGCAGTGCGTGGAGCTGAAGGCCCTCAAGCTGTATATGTGGTCGTTCCGTGACGAGGGCCATTTCCATGAGGACGTCACCAACCGCATCTGCGACGATCTGGTGGCGGCGGTGAACCCGCGCTTCCTGCGCCTGACCGGCCACTTCAATGTCCGCGGCGGCATCTACACCACGGTCGTGGCCGAACACCGCGCCGAGGGGTGGGAGCCGACGGAGGCCGTATCGCTGCCGTGA
- the smc gene encoding chromosome segregation protein SMC, whose amino-acid sequence MRLSKIKLAGFKSFVDPATVHFPTNLVGVVGPNGCGKSNVIDAVRWVMGESSAKHLRGGSMEDVIFNGSSQRKPVGQASVELVFDNTDGTLTGEYAQYNEISVKRLVNREGASNYYLNNTRCRRRDITDLFLGTGLGPRSYAIIEQGMISRLIEAKPEDMRVYLEEAAGISKYKERRRETENRIRHTRENLERLIDLRDEVAKHLEHLARQKRTAEKYRELKAEEREAHAQLLALRWRDMAAELEERERRLSGERTQLEEVVAEQRRAEAGLETAREEHHEATEAFNAVQGRYYRIGAEISSTEQQIQHSKDARQRSRDEFAQVERERAETEEQVRADRERLETLDNALAEDRPEHERLQASRDASTQALQAAEQAMQRWQTEWDDFNRRATEPAQTAQVQRSRMEQLERHIEQANQRLRKVEEEAEQLDPEGLEVEIESLAEQVAEAERETTRLQERLAENGEALEQARGEQTEIRQTLETARSEQQELSGRVTSLEALQQAALGQSDEHVVEWLERQGIAGNPRLARSLSVESGWERAVEVVLGPFLESVCIDALDPVATAVEQLEAGGISLVDGNGVAAAASADGSASLLERVDGDTPLAGLLAGVHTAPDLDSALRQRNTLDAGSSVVTPDGVWMGPNWLRFARPSDDDAGVLRREQELATAREGLERAQETVAAHEAEIERLGARVAELEREREDTQQALNKAHREHADLESRLEGRRMRLEQIGQRRNRLSEEARELREQIERETAEMREAETARNRALEQSEAFDTERAELQKRREQLASELEEAREKARSDQDAGHRVELRVESTRSSRDATAQNLERMQSRLEQLQQRRDDLQQTLDGSDEPIEALEAELNEKLSARVEIEQEMNTARQRVEEIEQRMRSLEQQRSDGERRAGEIRERVSAEQMAVQETRVRRETVQEQLDEIEREAEPLLEGLPEDATADAWQNHVEQLARKVERLGPVNLAAIDEYEEQTRRKEYIDQQHDDVTQALETLENAIAKIDRETRQRFRQTFDIVNQQLQALFPRLFGGGQAHLEMTGDDLLSTGVTIMARPPGKRVSNIHLLSGGEKALTAVALVFAFFELNPAPFCMLDEVDAPLDDANVGRYCDLVREMSDRVQFIFITHNKQTMELSNQLTGVTMREAGVSRLVAVDVREAADFAEA is encoded by the coding sequence ATGCGACTGAGCAAGATCAAGCTCGCCGGCTTCAAATCATTCGTCGATCCCGCGACGGTCCATTTTCCCACCAATCTCGTCGGCGTGGTTGGACCCAACGGCTGCGGCAAGTCGAACGTGATCGACGCCGTGCGCTGGGTCATGGGCGAGTCGTCCGCGAAACACCTGCGCGGCGGCTCGATGGAAGACGTGATCTTCAACGGCTCCTCGCAGCGCAAACCGGTCGGGCAGGCCTCGGTCGAGCTCGTGTTCGACAACACCGACGGCACCTTGACCGGGGAGTACGCGCAGTACAACGAGATCTCGGTCAAGCGCCTGGTGAACCGTGAGGGCGCCTCGAACTATTACCTCAACAATACGCGCTGCCGGCGACGGGATATCACGGACCTGTTCCTGGGGACCGGTCTCGGGCCGCGCAGTTACGCCATTATCGAGCAGGGCATGATCTCGCGCCTGATCGAGGCCAAGCCCGAGGATATGCGGGTCTATCTCGAAGAAGCGGCCGGCATCTCCAAATACAAGGAACGCCGGCGCGAAACGGAGAACCGGATCCGGCATACACGGGAGAATCTCGAGCGCCTGATCGACCTGCGGGACGAGGTGGCCAAACACCTCGAACACCTCGCGCGTCAGAAGCGTACCGCGGAGAAGTACCGGGAGCTCAAGGCCGAGGAGCGCGAGGCCCACGCGCAGTTGCTGGCCCTGCGGTGGCGCGATATGGCCGCCGAACTGGAAGAGCGCGAGCGCCGTCTTTCCGGTGAGCGCACGCAGCTGGAAGAGGTCGTCGCCGAGCAGCGCCGTGCGGAGGCCGGGCTCGAAACGGCGCGTGAAGAACACCACGAGGCGACCGAGGCCTTCAACGCGGTTCAGGGACGTTATTACCGAATCGGTGCCGAGATCTCCTCCACCGAGCAGCAGATCCAGCACAGCAAGGATGCCCGCCAGCGCAGCCGCGATGAATTCGCCCAGGTGGAGCGCGAGCGCGCCGAGACCGAGGAACAGGTGCGTGCGGACCGCGAGCGCCTGGAGACACTGGACAACGCGCTGGCAGAAGACCGGCCTGAACACGAGCGTCTTCAGGCCAGCCGCGACGCCTCGACCCAGGCGCTGCAGGCGGCCGAACAGGCCATGCAGCGCTGGCAGACGGAATGGGATGACTTCAATCGGCGGGCGACCGAGCCGGCACAGACGGCGCAGGTCCAGCGTTCGCGCATGGAGCAGCTTGAACGCCATATCGAGCAGGCGAACCAGCGCCTGCGCAAGGTCGAGGAAGAGGCGGAGCAACTCGATCCGGAAGGCCTCGAGGTCGAGATCGAGTCGCTCGCCGAGCAGGTCGCCGAGGCCGAACGCGAGACCACGCGCCTGCAGGAGCGGCTCGCCGAGAACGGTGAGGCGCTCGAGCAGGCCCGCGGCGAGCAGACCGAAATCCGCCAGACGCTGGAGACCGCCCGCAGCGAACAGCAGGAGCTTTCCGGCCGGGTCACCTCACTCGAGGCACTGCAGCAGGCGGCGCTCGGCCAGTCCGATGAACATGTCGTCGAGTGGCTGGAGCGCCAGGGGATCGCCGGGAATCCGCGTCTGGCCCGATCACTGTCGGTCGAGTCCGGCTGGGAACGAGCGGTCGAGGTGGTGCTGGGGCCGTTCCTGGAGTCGGTCTGCATCGACGCGCTCGACCCGGTCGCCACGGCCGTCGAACAGCTCGAGGCCGGCGGCATCAGCCTCGTCGACGGCAACGGCGTCGCGGCGGCTGCGTCGGCGGACGGCAGCGCCAGCCTGCTCGAGCGTGTCGATGGCGATACGCCGTTAGCCGGCCTGCTCGCGGGCGTCCACACGGCGCCCGATCTGGACAGCGCGCTGCGCCAGCGCAACACGCTCGATGCGGGCTCATCCGTGGTTACACCGGACGGCGTGTGGATGGGCCCGAACTGGCTGCGCTTCGCGCGGCCCTCCGATGACGATGCGGGCGTCCTCCGCCGCGAACAGGAACTCGCGACCGCGCGCGAGGGACTCGAACGTGCGCAGGAAACCGTTGCCGCGCACGAGGCCGAGATCGAACGCCTCGGCGCGCGGGTGGCCGAACTCGAACGCGAGCGCGAGGATACCCAGCAGGCGCTGAACAAGGCCCACCGCGAGCACGCCGACCTCGAGTCCCGACTCGAAGGCCGGCGCATGCGCCTGGAGCAGATCGGGCAGCGGCGGAATCGGTTATCGGAGGAGGCACGCGAACTGCGCGAGCAGATCGAGCGCGAGACCGCCGAGATGCGCGAGGCCGAAACCGCGCGCAACCGGGCGCTGGAACAGAGCGAGGCCTTCGACACCGAGCGGGCCGAGCTGCAGAAGCGCCGGGAGCAACTCGCAAGCGAGCTCGAAGAGGCCCGCGAGAAGGCACGCTCCGATCAGGATGCCGGGCACCGGGTCGAATTGCGGGTCGAATCGACCCGCAGCTCGCGTGATGCCACGGCCCAGAATCTGGAGCGTATGCAGTCGCGGCTGGAACAACTGCAGCAACGCCGTGACGATCTACAGCAGACGCTCGACGGCAGCGACGAACCGATCGAGGCACTGGAGGCGGAGCTCAACGAAAAGCTCTCCGCGCGGGTCGAGATCGAGCAGGAGATGAACACGGCGCGCCAGCGTGTCGAGGAAATCGAGCAGCGCATGCGCTCATTGGAGCAGCAGCGCAGCGACGGTGAGCGCCGGGCCGGGGAGATCCGCGAGCGTGTGAGCGCCGAGCAGATGGCGGTGCAGGAGACGCGGGTCCGGCGCGAGACCGTTCAGGAGCAGCTCGATGAGATCGAGCGCGAGGCGGAGCCGCTGCTGGAGGGGCTGCCGGAGGATGCGACCGCGGACGCCTGGCAGAACCACGTAGAGCAGCTGGCGCGCAAGGTCGAACGCCTGGGGCCGGTCAACCTGGCCGCGATCGACGAGTACGAAGAACAGACCCGACGCAAGGAGTACATCGACCAGCAGCACGACGACGTCACCCAGGCGCTGGAGACGCTGGAGAACGCGATCGCGAAGATCGACCGTGAGACCCGCCAGCGCTTCCGGCAGACCTTCGATATCGTCAACCAGCAGCTGCAGGCGCTGTTCCCGCGGCTGTTCGGCGGCGGTCAGGCGCATCTCGAGATGACCGGCGACGATCTGCTGTCGACGGGTGTGACGATCATGGCGCGTCCGCCCGGGAAGCGCGTATCGAATATCCACCTGCTGTCCGGCGGCGAGAAGGCGCTGACCGCGGTGGCGCTGGTGTTCGCGTTCTTCGAACTGAACCCGGCGCCGTTCTGCATGCTCGACGAGGTCGATGCCCCGCTGGACGACGCCAATGTCGGCCGCTACTGTGATCTTGTGCGCGAGATGTCCGATCGTGTGCAGTTCATTTTCATCACGCACAACAAGCAGACCATGGAACTGTCGAATCAGCTTACGGGGGTCACGATGCGCGAAGCCGGTGTCTCACGTCTGGTCGCGGTCGACGTCCGTGAAGCCGCCGACTTCGCGGAAGCCTGA
- the zipA gene encoding cell division protein ZipA, with amino-acid sequence MEPLRWILLLIGLLLIAVIYWFGRRQGQDGRREGLFERARRAAREDRDRDEPAGDPVEPDLDIGDIDIHGFDVEGRPGEARETPQRSTTAREPDTRDDSGDQPATAGREPGEPGGRAEADPDAAAEPPPDTGPMQPSRDPGPSDPWVDSAPEPERTREPDPASDPAQEAGAGPEPQSKPEPEPEPEPEPVVARPGSTTATPEAADAAAPGHGATDTAHQPSSEGQRGDRQSPGRAVDSAAEERVVVLHVVATEGERLVGARLREALESCGMRHGAYSIFHASDSEGSIVFSAANAVEPGTFDRSTMDTLTTPGIALFMQVPGAQAAETVFDRMLSTARAVADALDAHVLDERHSTLTRQTEQHLREELRLLDRRTGSLQR; translated from the coding sequence ATGGAGCCGTTGCGCTGGATTCTGCTGCTGATCGGACTGCTCCTGATCGCGGTGATTTATTGGTTTGGTCGCCGCCAGGGGCAGGATGGGCGGCGCGAGGGCCTGTTCGAACGGGCTCGGCGTGCGGCGCGCGAGGACCGGGACAGGGACGAACCGGCCGGGGACCCGGTCGAACCTGATCTCGATATCGGTGATATCGATATCCATGGTTTCGACGTCGAGGGCCGGCCGGGTGAGGCTCGCGAGACGCCGCAGCGGTCGACGACCGCCCGTGAGCCGGATACCCGCGATGACTCCGGGGATCAGCCGGCGACGGCAGGGCGGGAACCGGGCGAGCCGGGTGGTCGGGCCGAGGCCGATCCGGACGCCGCGGCGGAACCGCCGCCCGATACCGGGCCCATGCAGCCGTCGCGGGATCCCGGCCCGTCGGATCCCTGGGTCGACTCCGCACCTGAACCGGAGCGCACTCGGGAGCCGGATCCGGCAAGCGACCCGGCGCAGGAAGCCGGAGCCGGGCCGGAACCGCAATCGAAACCGGAACCGGAACCGGAACCGGAACCGGAACCGGTGGTAGCGCGCCCCGGATCCACCACCGCGACCCCTGAAGCCGCCGACGCGGCAGCGCCCGGGCACGGGGCGACAGACACCGCGCACCAGCCCTCTTCGGAGGGGCAGCGCGGGGATCGGCAGTCGCCGGGTCGCGCGGTGGACAGCGCGGCCGAGGAACGGGTCGTGGTCCTGCATGTCGTCGCGACCGAGGGCGAGCGGCTCGTCGGCGCGCGGCTGCGCGAGGCGCTGGAGTCCTGCGGGATGCGCCATGGCGCCTACAGCATCTTCCACGCCAGCGACAGCGAGGGCAGCATCGTCTTCAGCGCCGCCAACGCGGTCGAACCGGGGACGTTCGACCGGTCCACCATGGACACCCTGACAACGCCCGGAATCGCCCTGTTCATGCAGGTGCCTGGTGCGCAGGCCGCCGAGACCGTATTCGACCGTATGCTGAGCACCGCCCGCGCGGTGGCCGATGCCCTGGACGCACACGTTCTGGACGAGCGCCACAGTACGCTCACCCGCCAGACCGAACAGCACCTGCGCGAAGAACTGCGCCTGCTCGATCGACGCACGGGTTCGTTACAGCGATGA
- the ligA gene encoding NAD-dependent DNA ligase LigA produces MNADSGTAAERAAVLRERLHHHNYRYYVLDDPEVTDAEYDRMLRELQDLEAEHPELQTPDSPTQRVGAPPLEKFDTGAHLVPMLSLENAFDEAEMTEFDRRVRTRLETEAAVDYCAEPKLDGLAVSLLYEDGVFTRGLTRGDGTTGEDVTVNLRTVASLPLALRGDRPPSRLEVRGEVFMPRDGFERINADHRERGVKPFANPRNAAAGSLRQLDSRITAKRPLRLCCYSVGVIEGVALPDTQYETLECLQAWGLPVSPERRRINGLEAARACYDDLATRRAELAYEIDGVVFKVDSLAAQAELGFVARAPRWAIAWKFPAEEQITVLRTVEFQVGRTGAITPVAKLEPVTVAGARVSNATLHNMDEVARKDVHIGDTVVIRRAGDVIPEVVRVLPEKRPEGARVPEMPTTCPVCGSDVVREEGEAAHRCTGGLYCRAQRKEAIRHFASRRALDIDGLGEKIIDQLVERDLVEHVDQLFSLRHEDLVSLERLADKSARNLLDALEAAKETTLARFVYALGIREVGEATAKALAAHFGSLDALMEASEEQLCEVPDVGPVVAHSIRTFFEQPHNREVIAALRTAGVAWTEGEPAGGGPKPLAGSTYVLTGSLEEMTREAASERLQGLGAKVTGSVSKKTTAVIAGADPGSKVDKARDLGVPVLGEADLRELLDVR; encoded by the coding sequence ATGAACGCCGATTCCGGAACGGCGGCCGAACGGGCCGCGGTGCTGCGCGAGCGCCTGCACCACCATAACTACCGCTATTACGTACTGGACGACCCGGAGGTCACCGACGCCGAGTACGACCGCATGTTGCGGGAACTCCAGGACCTGGAGGCGGAGCACCCCGAACTTCAGACCCCGGACTCGCCGACGCAGCGCGTGGGTGCGCCGCCGCTGGAGAAATTCGATACCGGCGCGCATCTCGTCCCGATGCTGTCGCTCGAAAACGCGTTCGACGAGGCCGAGATGACCGAGTTCGATCGGCGCGTGCGCACACGCCTCGAGACCGAAGCCGCCGTCGACTACTGTGCCGAGCCCAAGCTCGATGGCCTGGCGGTGAGTCTGCTCTATGAGGACGGGGTCTTCACGCGCGGCCTGACCCGTGGGGATGGCACCACCGGCGAGGACGTCACGGTGAACCTGCGGACCGTCGCCTCGCTGCCCCTGGCCCTGCGGGGAGACCGGCCGCCGTCGCGGCTGGAGGTCCGCGGTGAGGTCTTCATGCCGCGCGACGGGTTCGAACGGATCAACGCCGACCACCGCGAACGAGGCGTCAAACCGTTCGCCAATCCGCGCAATGCCGCCGCCGGCAGCCTGCGCCAACTCGATTCCCGTATCACAGCGAAGCGACCGCTGCGGCTGTGCTGCTACTCGGTGGGCGTGATCGAGGGTGTGGCGCTGCCCGACACCCAATACGAGACCCTGGAATGCCTGCAGGCCTGGGGCCTGCCCGTGTCACCGGAGCGGCGCCGGATCAACGGACTCGAAGCGGCCCGCGCCTGCTACGACGATCTTGCGACGCGGCGCGCGGAACTCGCCTACGAGATCGATGGTGTCGTCTTCAAGGTCGACTCCCTGGCCGCGCAGGCCGAGCTCGGTTTCGTCGCCCGCGCGCCGCGCTGGGCGATCGCGTGGAAGTTCCCGGCCGAAGAGCAGATCACCGTGCTGCGCACGGTCGAGTTCCAGGTCGGCCGCACGGGTGCGATCACACCGGTGGCGAAGCTGGAGCCCGTTACGGTGGCCGGTGCCCGCGTCTCCAATGCGACGCTCCACAATATGGATGAAGTCGCGCGCAAGGATGTCCATATTGGCGATACGGTCGTCATCCGGCGGGCGGGGGACGTAATTCCGGAGGTCGTGCGCGTGCTGCCGGAAAAGCGGCCGGAAGGTGCCCGCGTGCCGGAAATGCCGACGACCTGCCCCGTGTGTGGCTCCGACGTCGTGCGCGAGGAAGGGGAGGCGGCACATCGGTGTACGGGTGGGCTGTACTGCCGGGCGCAGCGCAAGGAGGCGATCCGGCACTTCGCCTCGCGGCGGGCGCTGGATATCGATGGGCTCGGTGAGAAGATCATCGATCAGCTCGTCGAACGCGACCTGGTCGAACATGTCGACCAGTTGTTCAGTCTGCGCCATGAGGATCTGGTCTCCCTGGAGCGCCTCGCGGACAAGAGCGCGCGCAACCTGCTGGATGCCCTGGAGGCGGCGAAGGAGACCACCCTGGCGCGATTCGTCTACGCGTTGGGTATCCGCGAGGTCGGGGAGGCGACCGCCAAGGCACTCGCGGCCCACTTCGGCTCGCTCGATGCGCTCATGGAGGCCAGCGAGGAACAGCTCTGCGAGGTGCCGGACGTAGGGCCGGTCGTCGCGCACTCGATCCGCACGTTCTTCGAGCAGCCGCACAATCGGGAAGTCATTGCGGCCCTGCGTACGGCCGGGGTCGCCTGGACCGAGGGCGAACCCGCGGGGGGCGGCCCGAAACCGTTGGCCGGATCGACATATGTCCTCACCGGCAGCCTCGAGGAGATGACCCGCGAGGCCGCCAGCGAGCGCCTTCAGGGCCTGGGCGCGAAAGTCACCGGCAGTGTCTCGAAAAAGACTACGGCGGTCATCGCCGGGGCCGATCCGGGCTCCAAGGTCGACAAGGCACGCGATCTCGGCGTCCCGGTGCTTGGTGAGGCGGACCTTCGCGAACTGCTGGACGTCCGGTAG
- the djlA gene encoding co-chaperone DjlA, with translation MSWWGKLVGGAFGLMVGGPLGAVLGAALGHSFDRGLNGIESPLGGAGSQERAQAAFFTTTFSCMGHLAKVDGKVSPSEIQLAEAVIQKMQLTPDQREAAIRLFNQGKQSDFDLDGTLRQFRDECRRRTNVIQMFIEIQLQAAYADGDLDQAEEQLLLHMCSILGIPEQRFRLLERMLRGGQRSQQRAGGPPRQEGMSLADAYEILGVSKDASDDEVKKAYRRLMSQHHPDKLVSKGLPDEMVEMAKSKSQDISLAYERIREARGH, from the coding sequence ATGAGCTGGTGGGGCAAGCTGGTTGGAGGCGCGTTCGGCCTGATGGTCGGCGGGCCATTGGGTGCGGTCCTCGGGGCCGCGTTGGGGCATTCCTTCGACCGTGGCCTCAACGGTATCGAGAGTCCGCTCGGCGGCGCCGGCTCGCAGGAGCGGGCCCAGGCGGCGTTCTTTACCACCACCTTTTCCTGCATGGGCCACCTGGCCAAGGTCGACGGCAAGGTATCTCCCAGCGAGATCCAGCTCGCCGAGGCCGTCATCCAGAAGATGCAGTTGACGCCGGATCAGCGCGAAGCGGCAATCCGGCTGTTCAATCAGGGCAAGCAGTCGGATTTCGACCTGGACGGCACGCTGCGCCAGTTCCGCGACGAATGCCGCCGGCGCACGAACGTGATCCAGATGTTCATCGAGATTCAGCTGCAGGCGGCCTACGCGGATGGTGATCTCGACCAGGCGGAAGAACAGCTGCTGCTGCACATGTGCTCGATTCTCGGGATCCCGGAGCAGCGGTTCCGGCTGCTCGAGCGCATGCTGCGCGGCGGTCAGCGGAGTCAGCAGCGCGCCGGCGGCCCGCCGCGTCAGGAGGGCATGAGCCTCGCCGATGCGTACGAGATCCTGGGCGTGTCGAAAGACGCCAGCGATGACGAGGTCAAGAAGGCATACCGGCGGCTGATGAGCCAGCATCACCCGGACAAGCTTGTATCGAAGGGGCTGCCCGATGAAATGGTCGAGATGGCGAAGTCCAAGAGCCAGGACATCAGCCTGGCGTACGAGCGGATCCGCGAGGCGCGCGGCCACTGA
- a CDS encoding DUF3185 family protein has protein sequence MARGSRSTVQAVGAALSVVGAGLIVWGYRESQSLGDQFASAVTGDPTNDVVLFYVIGGASLVAGLVLLFRK, from the coding sequence ATGGCACGTGGTTCGAGGAGTACCGTTCAGGCCGTCGGCGCGGCCCTGAGCGTTGTCGGGGCCGGGCTGATCGTATGGGGATACCGCGAGTCGCAGTCACTGGGCGATCAGTTCGCCTCGGCGGTCACCGGGGACCCGACAAATGACGTTGTGCTGTTCTACGTGATTGGCGGTGCCAGTCTCGTCGCCGGGCTGGTCCTCCTGTTCCGAAAGTGA